A genomic window from Aricia agestis chromosome 8, ilAriAges1.1, whole genome shotgun sequence includes:
- the LOC121729675 gene encoding uncharacterized protein LOC121729675 isoform X1, protein MRQSLLPLLLLTTITLSLSDVLPLTPVDQTEEPVDGDQEYDNTFNTVDNDRNIFYELFKGTDSDKSKSRRKHKTYPVKIFNDATQSENYDDKGYRKEQWHNYPRQLDRLHRSSYEYPEIETANDFDYSEKNKGDDPIISEDILGTDIDEVAGPLLILKIRLAFLTNNMKNIKSNKNYNTDSVELDSSALSKFYKDDDQKLTNRLDSIENTKREGAIKLKKKNQTITDTNPQERKSVNKRIFSLWSRLQSLSHKGHELHHRRHLYSFYGLPEGGGGALTAETRASLVRPPGSPLRWG, encoded by the exons ATGCGACAATCCCTACTTCCTTTACTACTGCTGACTACTATAACACTGTCGTTAAGTGATGTACTTCCACTAACACCGGTAGACCAGACGGAGGAGCCGGTGGACGGCGACCAAGAATATGACAATACTTTTAACACAGTAGACAATGATcggaatatattttatgaactatTCAAAGGAACGGATAGTGATAAGTCCAAATCACGTCGAAAACACAAAACCTATCCCGTGAAGATTTTCAACGATGCGACGCAAAGCGAAAACTACGATGATAAAGGTTACAGGAAAGAACAATGGCACAACTACCCGAGACAGCTGGACCGACTCCATAGAAGCTCGTACGAGTATCCAGAAATTGAAACCGCTAACGACTTTGACTACAGCGAGAAGAATAAAGGTGATGATCCAATAATAAGTGAGGATATCCTAGGAACTGATATTGACGAAGTAGCTGGtccattattgatattaaaaatacgTCTAGCGTTCTTGACCAATAACATGAAGAATAttaaaagcaataaaaattataatactgaCTCAGTAGAATTAGATTCGTCAGCGTTGAGTAAGTTTTACAAGGATGATGATCAGAAACTTACGAATAGATTAGATTCAATAGAAAATACTAAAAGAGAAGGAGCAATAAAGTTAAAGAAGAAAAATCAAACGATTACAG ACACAAACCCACAAGAGAGGAAGTCGGTGAACAAGAGGATATTCTCCCTATGGAGCAGGCTGCAGAGCCTTTCTCACAAGGGCCACGAGCTGCATCACAGGCGGCACCTGTACTCCTTCTACGGCCTACCAGAGGGTGGGGGCGGAGCCCTAACAGCCGAGACCAGGGCTTCCCTAGTGCGACCACCCGGCTCGCCTCTCCGATGGGGATAG
- the LOC121729675 gene encoding uncharacterized protein LOC121729675 isoform X2, with protein MRQSLLPLLLLTTITLSLSDVLPLTPVDQTEEPVDGDQEYDNTFNTVDNDRNIFYELFKGTDSDKSKSRRKHKTYPVKIFNDATQSENYDDKGYRKEQWHNYPRQLDRLHRSSYEYPEIETANDFDYSEKNKDTNPQERKSVNKRIFSLWSRLQSLSHKGHELHHRRHLYSFYGLPEGGGGALTAETRASLVRPPGSPLRWG; from the exons ATGCGACAATCCCTACTTCCTTTACTACTGCTGACTACTATAACACTGTCGTTAAGTGATGTACTTCCACTAACACCGGTAGACCAGACGGAGGAGCCGGTGGACGGCGACCAAGAATATGACAATACTTTTAACACAGTAGACAATGATcggaatatattttatgaactatTCAAAGGAACGGATAGTGATAAGTCCAAATCACGTCGAAAACACAAAACCTATCCCGTGAAGATTTTCAACGATGCGACGCAAAGCGAAAACTACGATGATAAAGGTTACAGGAAAGAACAATGGCACAACTACCCGAGACAGCTGGACCGACTCCATAGAAGCTCGTACGAGTATCCAGAAATTGAAACCGCTAACGACTTTGACTACAGCGAGAAGAATAAAG ACACAAACCCACAAGAGAGGAAGTCGGTGAACAAGAGGATATTCTCCCTATGGAGCAGGCTGCAGAGCCTTTCTCACAAGGGCCACGAGCTGCATCACAGGCGGCACCTGTACTCCTTCTACGGCCTACCAGAGGGTGGGGGCGGAGCCCTAACAGCCGAGACCAGGGCTTCCCTAGTGCGACCACCCGGCTCGCCTCTCCGATGGGGATAG
- the LOC121729676 gene encoding maleylacetoacetate isomerase-like isoform X1, protein MENRRGVPRDTTHSVSDRHGACDKADTYVMSKPVLYGFWLSSCTWRVRAALHYKGIPYEEKQVDIVKSREQLSAEYRSISPSQKVPALVVDGVTLVESMAILQYLEDTYPKPSLLPSTPLLKARMREICETVVSGIQPLQNVGLASHFSTEQQYKDFTKYWTLRGLETLEDLLKTSSSSGQFCVGDHLTMADLCLVPQVYNALSRHNVDLAKFPTVAVLYDTLLKMPALRDTRPEIVRGKNKL, encoded by the exons ATGGAGAACCGGCGCGGCGTGCCGCGTGATACAACTCATTCGGTCAGTGACCGCCACGGAGCGTGTGATAAAGCAGATACCTAC GTGATGAGCAAACCAGTGCTGTACGGTTTCTGGCTGTCGTCGTGCACGTGGCGTGTGCGTGCTGCCCTCCACTACAAGGGCATACCCTACGAGGAGAAGCAAGTGGACATCGTGAAGAGCCGGGAGCAGCTGAGCGCCGAGTACCGCAGCATCAGCCCCTCGCAAAAGGTCCCCGCGCTGGTAGTTG ATGGTGTTACTCTTGTGGAGTCTATGGCGATTCTTCAGTATCTAGAAGACACTTACCCTAAACCGAGTCTTCTGCCTTCAACTCCTCTTCTGAAGGCCAGAATGAGGGAGATATGCGAG ACGGTGGTATCAGGTATCCAGCCGCTACAGAACGTGGGCTTGGCATCCCACTTCAGTACGGAGCAGCAGTATAAAGACTTTACCAAGTACTGGACGCTGCGAGGCCTGGAGACGCTGGAGGACCTGCTGAAGACCAGCAGCAGCTCTGGGCAGTTCTGCGTCGGAGACCACCTGACCATGGCTGACCTGTGCCTGGTGCCTCAAGTGTATAATGCGCTTTCTAG GCACAACGTCGACTTGGCGAAGTTTCCGACCGTCGCCGTACTGTATGACACGTTGCTGAAGATGCCAGCCCTGAGAGACACTCGTCCGGAGATTGTACGAGGGAAAAATAAACTTTGA
- the LOC121729676 gene encoding probable maleylacetoacetate isomerase 1 isoform X2 → MSKPVLYGFWLSSCTWRVRAALHYKGIPYEEKQVDIVKSREQLSAEYRSISPSQKVPALVVDGVTLVESMAILQYLEDTYPKPSLLPSTPLLKARMREICETVVSGIQPLQNVGLASHFSTEQQYKDFTKYWTLRGLETLEDLLKTSSSSGQFCVGDHLTMADLCLVPQVYNALSRHNVDLAKFPTVAVLYDTLLKMPALRDTRPEIVRGKNKL, encoded by the exons ATGAGCAAACCAGTGCTGTACGGTTTCTGGCTGTCGTCGTGCACGTGGCGTGTGCGTGCTGCCCTCCACTACAAGGGCATACCCTACGAGGAGAAGCAAGTGGACATCGTGAAGAGCCGGGAGCAGCTGAGCGCCGAGTACCGCAGCATCAGCCCCTCGCAAAAGGTCCCCGCGCTGGTAGTTG ATGGTGTTACTCTTGTGGAGTCTATGGCGATTCTTCAGTATCTAGAAGACACTTACCCTAAACCGAGTCTTCTGCCTTCAACTCCTCTTCTGAAGGCCAGAATGAGGGAGATATGCGAG ACGGTGGTATCAGGTATCCAGCCGCTACAGAACGTGGGCTTGGCATCCCACTTCAGTACGGAGCAGCAGTATAAAGACTTTACCAAGTACTGGACGCTGCGAGGCCTGGAGACGCTGGAGGACCTGCTGAAGACCAGCAGCAGCTCTGGGCAGTTCTGCGTCGGAGACCACCTGACCATGGCTGACCTGTGCCTGGTGCCTCAAGTGTATAATGCGCTTTCTAG GCACAACGTCGACTTGGCGAAGTTTCCGACCGTCGCCGTACTGTATGACACGTTGCTGAAGATGCCAGCCCTGAGAGACACTCGTCCGGAGATTGTACGAGGGAAAAATAAACTTTGA